From the genome of Bacillota bacterium:
ATTTATGGGCCAAAGTACACGTCTTTATATAAGAAATGACGGTGCGCTGTCAGTTTCCGGATAAACATAGGACGGCAGGTGATGCTTATGCAGTTCGCTGATATACTGAAGCACCTAAGAGAAGAGCGGGAAATATCACGGGAGGAATTAGCCCAAGCAATCGATGTTTCTTACTGGACGATAGCAAAGTACGAAAGTAGAGCGCGAATGCCGGATATTCCGACCCTGATTAAATTGAGTAATGCCTTAAATGTAACCGTAGATTATTTGATTGGTCGCGCTGAAAC
Proteins encoded in this window:
- a CDS encoding helix-turn-helix transcriptional regulator, yielding MQFADILKHLREEREISREELAQAIDVSYWTIAKYESRARMPDIPTLIKLSNALNVTVDYLIGRAETEDGTILPLSTIDEQLPEEIKRLLLREDIGPYIELASLAADAKLSEDELNAIINVIRLVTGQRTQGG